The Ipomoea triloba cultivar NCNSP0323 chromosome 4, ASM357664v1 DNA segment CATATTTACTGAGAAAAACTTAATAGGGTGTTCATTCAaacttcaaaaaataattttacctGCTGCTGAAAGATCAAGTTCAGCCTGGGGGTAGACAGTGAATCTCTTGTGTTGGAAGCACTTCTGAAAATTCTTGAAACCCGTTTGGCTATTGCTACAGCAGAAGAGACGTCCAAGCGAGCATCTATTCTGGTGAGGTCGTTATATCGCTTTCTGAATTTGCCATGCTGGAGAGTGTAGCAAAATGAGCCAAATAAATCAACACCAAAGGGGCGCCTCCTAGAGTAAGGAGTGTTCTCTCTATCCTCCCTTGATTCTGTAATGAGAGAGTTATTTCCACCACCAACCCATGCAGCGCAAGTTCCACCTGCCAGGAATGGTCAAACTGAGTCAAGAAAATAACCCAACTCCAGATAATTAGGTATCATACTTTCAgggaataaaaaaaacaaatgaatgaTGCAACTTCACTATTGCAAGTTACCAATAATTCCAGATATTTTTGCGTGAGGCTCCCTTAGACGAACATCATAAGCAGGTCTGAAATATAGTCCTTTCTCTGTCCGTATAAGGACATCCTTTTCTCTCTCCACCTCTCTCCAGAGGTCTTTATGCTTCTCATATGAAAAGGCAACTTTTGCGCATAGACCTGGCATCAGAGCAGGATGCACTGCATCATCAGTGTTATCAACTGCAACTGGCTGGCCACTATTTTTATGGATACCAAATCGATATTTCCATCCAGTTAAATCATCAAGTGAGGAGCAGTCCAAGGATATTGACTCTGGAATATCCCAATATCTTCCTTTGTGGTCTATGAATCGCTCAGGCCATGCTGCTTCCAAAGTAACATCATGATCAGAAAgctggaagaaaaggaaatgatTAAATGCAATATCCGTTAAACTGTTAAAGTAGTATAAATTTAGACATAAGTATAGGAGCATATGATAATGATGTAATAACGGGGTTGCACATGCTAAAAAATAGTTCCAGAAACTAACATCATTTCATAGATTTTCTTTTCCACAACAGAAATGACAGTCCCAACTAACCCTTATTCATAATGAATATTGAGTTCATCTGTTATAGACTTATAGGCAATTCGCTTATGTGTATGTAGAAATAAGAATTACAACGGACCAAGGAGACACGACAAAGTAGAACAATATAGCACAAGATTTAAGAGAAATCAATTACCAAAGGAAAGAAACAATAATTGATTCCAGCAGATAACAAACTAAAGAAGTTAGATTCTTGCCTTATGCATATACATTGCCTTCATGCGGCGGCAGCCCTCCTCACCAGGCTGCTCCATGCTCAACAATATGGAAGATGAATCCGTCAGGGGTATGTGCGAGTTTACACCGAGCGAATAAAATGATTTGTCCAAAAAACACTTATGCAGATTCTTGAATATCGGCAGGAATATCGGAAGTTCAAACTCCCAGTCATCATCATCAGTTATTTTACGTATATCTGCTTTGATGACCTCTATTTCCGCTTTTAATTTAGATATCAGTTTCTTTGGACGAACTTGGCCCACTAATCCAACCCACCTAGAAAATATAAAGTGTTAACCACATGTCATGGACTACTTGGCATGCAATGAGTTGAaaataagagaagaaaatttCGCAGAAACATTAATTCGGCAATGGGGGAGAGAAGGATACAGAACAAAATGAAAACAATCATCAACTCAAGATGAGCATGAGGTAGGCTTACGAAACTTTGTAGGTT contains these protein-coding regions:
- the LOC116014773 gene encoding protein TRIGALACTOSYLDIACYLGLYCEROL 4, chloroplastic; protein product: MANLRTAIDAAFYDLNVSTSRTLDGMVRSIPGDPIPMDGSRASRVLRIQQLSLLGNGFPLGLVPSFSPPSKKELGPLALQTVFFKAAISKWWVGLVGQVRPKKLISKLKAEIEVIKADIRKITDDDDWEFELPIFLPIFKNLHKCFLDKSFYSLGVNSHIPLTDSSSILLSMEQPGEEGCRRMKAMYMHKLSDHDVTLEAAWPERFIDHKGRYWDIPESISLDCSSLDDLTGWKYRFGIHKNSGQPVAVDNTDDAVHPALMPGLCAKVAFSYEKHKDLWREVEREKDVLIRTEKGLYFRPAYDVRLREPHAKISGIIGGTCAAWVGGGNNSLITESREDRENTPYSRRRPFGVDLFGSFCYTLQHGKFRKRYNDLTRIDARLDVSSAVAIAKRVSRIFRSASNTRDSLSTPRLNLIFQQQVAGPIVFRLDSRFCIDSIYGVPVPKLEDYVLSLDYSLRLLHSGKVVAWYSPKRKEAMVELRLFEF